The following proteins are encoded in a genomic region of Gossypium hirsutum isolate 1008001.06 chromosome D05, Gossypium_hirsutum_v2.1, whole genome shotgun sequence:
- the LOC107914030 gene encoding ethylene-responsive transcription factor ERF020: MSADGSRADQRKYKGVRRRRWGKWVTEIRVPGTEGRLWLGSYSTPEAAAVAHDIAFYCLRRPSSLTALNFPSMLPPHVNSNMSPKSVQKAASDAGMAVDAQMIMMDSPMNNEIKANTNDGSSCGGGSWERSEGRETETLSISIEDYL, encoded by the coding sequence ATGAGTGCCGACGGCAGCAGGGCAGATCAAAGGAAATACAAGGGAGTGCGTCGCCGGAGATGGGGCAAATGGGTGACTGAAATCAGAGTTCCAGGCACCGAAGGACGTCTTTGGTTAGGCTCGTATTCAACCCCGGAAGCCGCCGCCGTCGCCCATGACATTGCTTTCTACTGTCTACGCCGGCCATCTTCCTTGACGGCTCTCAACTTCCCTTCCATGTTACCTCCACATGTTAACTCGAACATGTCGCCCAAGTCCGTACAGAAAGCGGCGTCGGATGCTGGCATGGCAGTGGACGCCCAGATGATTATGATGGACAGCCCCATGAACAATGAAATCAAGGCAAATACAAACGATGGCAGTAGTTGTGGTGGTGGCTCCTGGGAAAGAAGCGAAGGAAGAGAAACGGAGACTTTGAGCATATCCATTGAAGATTATCTTTAG
- the LOC107914028 gene encoding uncharacterized protein: protein MATAFHHHYNFTPTPILRRRRPPPSPSPITLHLNAPLSTTFSFPTKQCSSSSSSSRITCKATEMSSVSEESAASGGGAGDNWVPVVPLAALPKGERRVIIQDGETILLLWYKDEVFAIENRSPAEGAYTEGLLNAKLTQDGCIVCPTTDSTFDLRTGVIKEWYPKNPVLRALTPALRALYVYPVKTDGENIYISMQGGVKSDAAAEIVFSGKAQPGITASDVNVDEVRMVIDEDSEGFGFTGKNELINGKAAIIGFLLLLDFELLTGKGLLKGTGFLDFIYAASNAFN, encoded by the exons ATGGCCACCGCTTTCCACCACCACTACAATTTCACGCCCACTCCCATCCTCCGCCGTCGCCGGCCTCCCCCATCGCCATCCCCCATTACCCTCCACCTCAACGCCCCTCTTTCTACTACCTTCAGCTTCCCCACTAAACaatgcagcagcagcagcagcagcagtagGATCACTTGCAAAGCGACGGAAATGTCTTCTGTGAGCGAAGAATCAGCGGCGTCGGGCGGCGGCGCTGGTGATAATTGGGTGCCGGTGGTGCCGCTTGCGGCGCTTCCGAAAGGAGAACGGCGTGTGATCATACAAGACGGGGAGACCATACTGTTGCTTTGGTATAAGGATGAGGTTTTCGCAATCGAGAATCGTTCGCCCGCTGAAGGCGCTTACACTGAGGGCTTGCTCAACGCCAAGCTTACCCAG GATGGTTGTATAGTTTGTCCAACAACTGATAGCACGTTTGATCTTCGGACTGGAGTCATCAAGGAATGGTATCCAAAAAACCCAGTGTTGCGGGCCCTTACACCTGCTTTGAGGGCACTATATGTTTACCCTGTTAAAACAGATGGCGAAAATATTTATATCAGCATGCAAGGTGGTGTAAAATCCGATGCAGCTGCGGAGATTGTCTTTAGTGGAAAAGCTCAACCGGGGATAACTGCTAGTGATGTCAATGTGGACGAG GTGAGAATGGTAATCGATGAGGACTCGGAGGGGTTTGGTTTCACAGGAAAGAATGAACTTATAAATGGGAAGGCAGCTATCATCGGTTTCCTGCTGTTGCTGGATTTTGAGCTTTTGACAGGTAAAGGTCTTTTAAAGGGAACAGGCTTCTTGGACTTCATATATGCTGCTTCCAACGCCTTCAATTAG
- the LOC107914027 gene encoding pentatricopeptide repeat-containing protein At1g06270: MAIRPTKLCKSLFNLYPCLSQFVLVHSISSLNAVEETVKAALEAKTYEQLPNILVALEKSRRIQNPFSFLSTLSLTLRTQTIDEILQSFKSVRPRSRPRIVYDLLLSYTLQSPDPIPLSLAVLQCTLRSGCLPAPQIKLLLSEAWLNFRGHSQPVSDSLLEMQDIGFCPDSMTCNYLISSLCAVDQLEEAAKILKGMSGAGCPPDLESFAGLITAMCTFRRTGDAIELVKQMVQKARLTPRQGTVKKVVATLRANREIWKAVELIEFLERKGIPVGFESYELVVEGCLECCEYVLAGKVVVAMTERGFIPYIRVRQKVVEGLVRVNELKLAYLVRERFSELGS, encoded by the coding sequence ATGGCCATTAGACCAACAAAGCTCTGCAAATCTCTCTTCAATCTGTATCCATGTCTTTCTCAGTTTGTCTTAGTTCACTCAATCTCTTCACTTAACGCTGTGGAAGAAACTGTGAAAGCAGCTCTTGAGGCCAAAACCTATGAACAACTCCCCAACATTCTTGTTGCCTTAGAAAAATCGAGGCGGATTCAGAATCCTTTTTCATTCCTTTCTACCTTATCTTTGACGCTTAGAACCCAGACCATTGATGAAATCTTACAATCTTTTAAATCTGTTCGGCCTCGCTCCCGCCCCCGGATTGTGTATGATCTTCTTCTTTCCTACACCCTTCAGAGTCCCGACCCAATCCCTCTTTCACTTGCTGTGCTACAATGCACTCTTCGTTCTGGCTGTCTCCCTGCTCCCCAAATAAAACTCCTCCTATCTGAAGCGTGGCTTAACTTCCGTGGCCATTCACAGCCGGTGTCAGACAGCCTTCTGGAGATGCAAGACATTGGGTTTTGCCCTGACTCCATGACATGTAATTACCTTATATCTTCTCTTTGTGCTGTTGATCAGTTGGAGGAGGCAGCTAAAATCTTGAAGGGTATGAGCGGAGCTGGCTGCCCTCCTGATCTGGAGAGTTTTGCTGGTTTAATTACTGCAATGTGCACATTTAGAAGGACCGGTGATGCAATAGAGTTAGTGAAGCAAATGGTGCAAAAAGCTAGATTGACACCAAGGCAGGGAACAGTGAAAAAAGTTGTGGCAACTTTGCGGGCAAATAGAGAGATATGGAAAGCTGTTGAGTTGATTGAATTCTTGGAGAGGAAAGGTATCCCTGTTGGCTTTGAGAGCTATGAGCTAGTTGTTGAAGGATGCTTGGAATGTTGTGAATATGTTTTGGCTGGAAAGGTAGTTGTAGCAATGACTGAGAGGGGCTTTATACCATATATTAGGGTCCGGCAAAAGGTTGTTGAGGGCTTAGTTAGAGTCAATGAGTTGAAACTTGCCTATTTAGTAAGGGAAAGATTTTCAGAATTGGGGTCTTAG
- the LOC107914200 gene encoding pentatricopeptide repeat-containing protein At1g71460, chloroplastic → MEIIQFQSHSLPFSLQPSSPNPLFYKTKQFCRIQGSARSPPKPPKKPTKFPRKRRNPPSLPFFQKAPSSPSLPLHSKNPQAIYKDIQAFARQNKLKEALAILDYVDQQGIPVNPTTFSSLLASCVRLKSLTHGRQIHAHIRTNGLENNEFLRAKLAHMYTSCGSIEDAQRVFDECTSNNAYSWNALLRGSVVSGRKRYLDVLSTFSEMRSLAVNLNEYTFSTVLKSFAGASAFRQGLKAHALLIKYGFINSSMLRTGLIDLYFKCGKIKLAHRVFEEIPERDIILWGAVIAGFAHNRMQREALNYARWMISEGIYPNSVILTTILPVIGEVWARKVGQEVHAYVVKTKSYSKQLSIQSGLIDMYCKCGDMESGRQVFYCSGERNAISWTALMSGYISNGRLEQALRSVVWMQQEGFKPDVVTVATVLPVCAQLRALNHGMEIHAYAVKNCFFPNVSIVTSLMIMYSKCGVLDYSLKLFNGLEARNVISWTAMIESYAESGCLPEAIGVFRSMQLSKHMPDSVVMARMLNICGVLKAIKLGKEIHGQVLKKDFESIPSVSAEMVKMYGACGLMSNAKLVFDAVRVKGSMTWTAIIEAHGYNDLCEGAISLFHQMVSDGFTPNHFTFKVVLSICRKAGFVDEACQIFSVMTRKYKVKVSEEHYCIMIELLNMSGRFEEAERFIQMKSLSS, encoded by the coding sequence ATGGAAATCATCCAATTCCAATCACACTCCCTTCCATTCAGTCTTCAGCCTTCTTCTCCAAATCCTCTCTTTTATAAAACAAAGCAATTCTGTAGAATCCAAGGCTCCGCAAGATCCCCACCCAAACCTCCCAAAAAACCAACAAAATTTCCCCGCAAAAGAAGGAACCCGCCTTCATTGCCCTTCTTTCAGAAAGCTCCATCTTCCCCCTCTTTACCTCTCCACTCCAAGAACCCACAGGCCATTTACAAAGACATTCAAGCATTCGCTAGACAAAACAAGCTCAAAGAAGCCCTCGCTATTTTAGACTACGTTGACCAACAAGGCATCCCTGTAAATCCCACCACCTTCTCTTCCCTCCTTGCTTCTTGCGTTCGTTTAAAATCCTTAACCCATGGAAGGCAAATCCACGCTCATATTCGGACCAATGGTCTCGAAAACAACGAGTTCCTACGTGCCAAACTTGCCCATATGTACACTTCTTGTGGTTCCATCGAAGATGCCCAAAGGGTGTTCGATGAATGTACTAGCAACAACGCTTATTCCTGGAATGCTTTGCTTAGAGGTAGTGTTGTATCGGGTAGAAAACGGTATTTGGATGTGCTTTCTACGTTTTCCGAAATGAGGTCATTGGCGGTAAATTTGAACGAGTACACTTTCTCTACTGTTCTTAAGAGCTTCGCCGGTGCATCAGCATTTAGACAAGGTTTAAAGGCTCATGCCCTTTTGATTAAATACGGTTTCATTAATAGTTCTATGCTTAGGACTGGTTTGATCGACTTATATTTTAAATGCGGAAAGATTAAGCTCGCTCACCGCGTGTTTGAGGAAATCCCTGAGAGAGATATTATTTTGTGGGGGGCGGTGATTGCTGGTTTTGCACATAATAGGATGCAAAGGGAAGCTTTGAATTATGCTAGATGGATGATAAGTGAAGGTATATATCCCAATTCTGTTATACTCACCACGATACTTCCAGTGATTGGGGAAGTTTGGGCTCGGAAAGTAGGCCAGGAGGTCCATGCTTATGTGGTTAAGACGAAGAGTTACTCGAAGCAGTTGTCTATTCAGTCTGGCTTAATTGATATGTACTGCAAGTGTGGTGATATGGAATCGGGCAGGCAAGTTTTCTATTGTTCTGGAGAAAGGAATGCGATTTCTTGGACCGCTTTGATGTCGGGATACATATCGAATGGGAGGCTTGAGCAGGCTTTGAGATCGGTTGTATGGATGCAGCAGGAAGGGTTTAAGCCCGATGTTGTCACGGTTGCCACAGTTCTTCCTGTTTGTGCCCAATTGAGGGCTCTCAATCATGGGATGGAGATTCATGCGTATGCTGTAAAGAATTGTTTCTTTCCCAATGTATCTATTGTTACTTCCCTGATGATTATGTACTCAAAGTGTGGTGTTTTAGATTATTCTTTGAAGTTGTTTAATGGTTTAGAGGCAAGGAATGTAATTTCATGGACGGCCATGATTGAGTCATATGCAGAGAGTGGATGTTTACCTGAAGCAATCGGTGTGTTTAGGTCAATGCAGTTGTCGAAACACATGCCGGACTCAGTGGTAATGGCAAGGATGTTGAACATTTGCGGTGTGCTTAAAGCTATAAAGCTTGGGAAGGAGATTCATGGACAAGTCTTGAAGAAAGATTTCGAGTCGATTCCTTCCGTTTCAGCAGAGATGGTTAAGATGTACGGTGCTTGTGGGTTAATGAGCAATGCAAAGTTAGTATTTGATGCAGTCCGCGTTAAGGGTTCTATGACATGGACTGCCATTATAGAGGCTCATGGATATAATGATCTTTGTGAAGGGGCAATCAGTCTTTTTCATCAAATGGTATCTGATGGTTTCACTCCAAACCATTTCACTTTTAAAGTGGTATTATCGATTTGCAGAAAGGCTGGATTTGTTGATGAGGCTTGCCAAATATTCAGTGTAATGACTCGTAAATATAAAGTCAAGGTATCCGAAGAGCATTATTGTATCATGATCGAGCTTCTTAATATGTCGGGTCGCTTTGAGGAGGCTGAAAGATTCATCCAGATGAAATCTCTATCATCATAA